A window of Halostella salina contains these coding sequences:
- a CDS encoding M14 family metallopeptidase, which yields MRVEQRGEGTPEVAVVGGIHGDEPCGVRAVERLLDEPLTVDRPVKFIVANEEAIAREERYVDADLNRAFPGDPDAEEHERRLAAEISEEIEGCLTLAIHSTQSYAEPFAVVDGIDDLAREVPPQLSVTALVETSEYIEGRIFVATDAIEIEAGLQGSAQAEENALRIAREFLTATGVLPGDTVRREVPVYKLLRAIDKRPATEYEVFAENFERVTAGEPFAAVDGEAVTAETDFFPVLLSAYGYASVFGYAAERVGSVGGEVTIGE from the coding sequence ATGCGTGTCGAACAGCGCGGCGAGGGGACCCCGGAGGTGGCCGTCGTCGGCGGGATCCACGGCGACGAACCCTGCGGCGTCCGGGCGGTCGAGCGACTGCTGGACGAGCCGCTCACCGTCGACAGACCTGTGAAGTTCATCGTCGCCAACGAGGAGGCGATAGCGCGCGAGGAGCGGTACGTCGACGCCGACCTCAACCGCGCGTTCCCCGGCGACCCGGACGCCGAGGAACACGAGCGCCGGCTCGCCGCCGAAATAAGCGAGGAGATCGAGGGCTGTCTGACGCTCGCGATCCACTCGACGCAGTCCTACGCCGAGCCGTTCGCGGTCGTCGACGGCATCGACGACCTCGCGCGGGAGGTCCCGCCGCAGCTCTCGGTCACGGCGCTCGTCGAGACGAGCGAGTACATCGAGGGCCGGATCTTCGTGGCGACCGACGCAATCGAGATAGAGGCGGGGCTACAGGGGTCGGCGCAGGCCGAGGAGAACGCGCTCCGGATCGCCCGGGAGTTCCTCACCGCGACGGGCGTCCTCCCGGGTGACACCGTTCGGCGCGAGGTGCCGGTGTACAAGCTGCTGCGGGCGATCGACAAGCGCCCCGCCACGGAGTACGAGGTGTTCGCGGAGAACTTCGAGCGGGTGACCGCCGGCGAGCCGTTCGCCGCCGTCGACGGCGAGGCGGTCACCGCCGAGACGGACTTCTTCCCGGTGCTGCTGTCGGCGTACGGCTACGCCAGCGTGTTCGGCTACGCCGCCGAGCGCGTCGGGAGCGTCGGCGGCGAGGTCACCATCGGCGAGTAG
- a CDS encoding DUF5789 family protein: MADDKSGRDKQARDAERRQRKRDLAIELERSDETEPPVEERELGDLEAELESLEFPATGTEVVAAVGDRTVASADGSYPVEELVPATDAEAFGSPEAVRARVQRPTVAAAMKRVVEAGEELPNGELGRSQREAYEKTFRALTAIDADDDDEGVRAVADWIVEQVAEKGKVPDSRGVRRQAAKFCRANGYEVRNDEWLGV; encoded by the coding sequence ATGGCAGACGACAAGAGCGGCCGAGACAAGCAAGCGCGGGACGCAGAGCGGCGACAGCGAAAGCGCGACCTCGCAATCGAACTGGAGCGCTCGGACGAGACGGAGCCCCCGGTCGAGGAGCGCGAACTCGGGGACCTCGAAGCGGAACTCGAATCCCTTGAGTTCCCGGCGACCGGGACGGAGGTCGTCGCCGCCGTGGGCGACCGGACGGTCGCGTCGGCTGACGGGAGCTACCCCGTCGAGGAACTCGTCCCGGCGACGGACGCGGAGGCGTTCGGCTCGCCCGAAGCGGTGCGGGCGCGAGTCCAGCGACCGACGGTCGCCGCGGCGATGAAACGCGTCGTCGAGGCCGGCGAGGAGCTCCCGAACGGGGAACTCGGCCGGTCGCAGCGAGAGGCCTACGAGAAGACGTTCCGGGCGCTCACGGCGATAGACGCCGACGACGACGACGAGGGCGTCCGAGCGGTCGCGGACTGGATCGTCGAGCAGGTCGCCGAGAAGGGCAAGGTGCCGGACTCGCGGGGAGTGCGACGGCAGGCGGCGAAGTTCTGTCGGGCGAACGGGTACGAGGTTCGGAACGACGAGTGGCTCGGGGTCTAA
- a CDS encoding DUF309 domain-containing protein: protein MDDHTRDPSVGPPAGDPTGWRDDGQWEHATLRRATVHGVRLYNAGEFHESHDCFEDEWYNYGRGTTESKFLHGMVQVAAGAYKHFDFRDDDGMRSLFETALQYFHGVPRDFYGVDLLAVRTTLSNALDDPETLHDWRIPLDGDRPTARDEDFAYAAGLE, encoded by the coding sequence ATGGACGACCACACGCGGGACCCGAGCGTCGGCCCGCCGGCCGGGGACCCGACGGGGTGGCGCGACGACGGCCAGTGGGAGCACGCCACGCTCCGCCGGGCGACGGTCCACGGGGTGCGGCTCTACAACGCCGGCGAGTTCCACGAATCGCACGACTGCTTCGAGGACGAGTGGTACAACTACGGCCGCGGGACGACCGAGAGCAAGTTCCTCCACGGGATGGTACAGGTCGCCGCCGGCGCGTACAAGCACTTCGACTTCCGCGACGACGACGGGATGCGCTCGCTGTTCGAGACCGCGCTCCAGTACTTCCACGGCGTGCCGCGGGACTTCTACGGCGTCGACCTGCTCGCCGTGCGGACGACGCTGTCGAACGCGCTGGACGACCCCGAGACGCTCCACGACTGGCGGATCCCGCTGGACGGCGACCGACCGACGGCGCGCGACGAGGATTTCGCGTACGCGGCCGGCCTGGAGTAG
- a CDS encoding HAD family hydrolase translates to MPYDAILLDHDGVITTPPGRDLLHDAAREAFARAGVESPPDRHVEGLALGVTEDWLDDLCARYGLDRDAFWRTRDETASTAQREAVRAGEKTLYDDVPAISRQVSAHSRSVSAQT, encoded by the coding sequence ATGCCGTACGACGCCATCCTGCTGGACCACGACGGCGTGATCACCACGCCGCCCGGTCGCGACCTGCTCCACGACGCCGCCCGCGAGGCGTTCGCCCGCGCCGGCGTCGAGTCGCCGCCCGACCGCCACGTCGAGGGGCTCGCTCTCGGCGTCACCGAGGACTGGCTCGACGACCTGTGTGCCCGGTACGGGCTGGACCGCGACGCGTTCTGGCGGACGCGCGACGAGACGGCCTCGACCGCACAGCGCGAGGCAGTCCGGGCCGGCGAGAAGACGCTGTACGACGACGTGCCCGCCATCTCCCGGCAGGTCTCGGCACACTCGCGGAGCGTCTCGGCGCAGACCTGA
- a CDS encoding ABC transporter substrate-binding protein: MDPTLSRRRLLQATAGTATAAAVAGRSIAERRSAIPPGTDVLQLVAGRAESFDPVVASDETSMEVITQVFDTLTHFPDGETRAEPLLASDIRTEDDGRYVEIDLKRGVRFHDGSELTADDVVYSFERIVQSDQSRYQLFLLDDMGIEHRSGDGEYAPGSLAVTAESEYTVSIRLETPFHSVEEMLAMPWCSIMPEGIVGDVEGYSGELQQPAFAQNPVGTGPFEFVGWEPGNGIEVRRWEEYHGTVPSVEAVNWRLIQAPMDRYGYTVVDENAHEVTVPPERFDAGKRSIDRTDDRGRRIGTYGPLENEKTVDYFSVPDLITYYVGFNQENTNRAVREAFAHVLNQSTVVEELFNEPARPAAHLTPPNLFPNNAAGYREHAEQYPYGIDETNIQRARQIMEQAGYSESDPYELEFAVYTGAFWADLGGILSDQLQSANVDLTVQRMDFGTLTERGRNGDLEAYSLGWGGNYPGAPDFLQLLAPERADAQSAPLSYVDWAGTNAAEEAAAAWEYIQQRPDPDPGAYVAMEQANWEDIVLLPVLHPVIETMWYDTLDVPMHGSVGRQKYNTVTDPGNGGGGGGGGGDEDTGGGGGGGAGGGSGPTVRFTDDFTIPDRLYVEPGTTVTFEWAEGGAHNIVVDSQPDGANWSGVEPIEDPGFVHEHTFEVPGEYEYHCAPHEGVGEVGSIVVAENLGDDPRVVEHTGDNTFDPEELTVEVGTTVRFRWADGSHNLAVESQPEGATWQGHESVEDEGHVHEHTFRVVGEYEYHCQPHESLGQEGVVTVVAPGNAGGGGGGNGGSGGGGGNGGDESGTDDVTADAAGNESANGSAEFAGDSQAMPGFGVGSALTALAAGGAIRWLTDDDEAE, encoded by the coding sequence ATGGATCCGACGCTCTCACGACGACGATTGCTGCAAGCGACGGCCGGCACGGCGACGGCGGCCGCGGTGGCCGGTCGGAGCATCGCGGAACGGCGGTCCGCCATCCCGCCCGGCACTGACGTACTGCAACTGGTCGCCGGCCGCGCCGAAAGCTTCGACCCCGTGGTCGCCAGCGACGAGACCTCGATGGAAGTCATCACGCAGGTGTTCGACACGCTGACTCATTTCCCGGACGGCGAAACCCGGGCGGAGCCGCTGCTCGCCAGCGATATCCGGACGGAGGACGACGGCCGCTACGTCGAGATCGACCTGAAGCGGGGCGTCCGGTTCCACGACGGGAGCGAACTCACCGCCGACGACGTGGTGTACTCGTTCGAGCGGATCGTCCAGTCCGACCAGTCCCGATATCAGCTGTTCCTGCTCGACGACATGGGTATCGAACACCGCTCGGGCGACGGGGAGTACGCTCCGGGGTCGCTGGCGGTCACGGCGGAGTCGGAGTACACCGTTTCGATACGGCTCGAAACCCCGTTTCACTCCGTCGAAGAGATGCTCGCGATGCCCTGGTGCTCGATCATGCCGGAGGGGATCGTCGGCGACGTCGAGGGGTACAGCGGCGAGTTGCAGCAGCCGGCGTTCGCGCAAAACCCCGTCGGCACCGGCCCGTTCGAGTTCGTTGGCTGGGAACCGGGCAACGGGATCGAGGTCCGTCGGTGGGAGGAGTACCACGGGACGGTTCCGTCGGTCGAGGCGGTCAACTGGCGACTGATCCAGGCTCCGATGGACCGATACGGCTATACGGTCGTCGACGAGAACGCCCACGAGGTCACCGTCCCGCCGGAACGGTTCGACGCGGGGAAGCGCTCCATCGACCGAACCGACGACCGCGGCCGCCGGATCGGCACCTACGGGCCGCTTGAGAACGAGAAGACGGTGGACTACTTCTCCGTGCCGGACCTGATCACCTACTACGTCGGGTTCAATCAGGAGAACACGAACCGGGCCGTCAGGGAAGCGTTCGCACACGTACTCAACCAGTCGACGGTGGTTGAGGAGCTGTTCAACGAACCGGCTCGACCCGCGGCCCACCTGACCCCACCGAACCTGTTCCCGAACAACGCCGCGGGCTACCGCGAGCACGCCGAGCAGTACCCGTACGGTATCGACGAAACGAACATTCAGCGCGCACGGCAGATCATGGAGCAGGCGGGGTACAGCGAGAGCGACCCCTACGAACTGGAGTTCGCCGTGTACACGGGGGCGTTCTGGGCCGACCTCGGGGGGATTCTCAGCGACCAGCTCCAGTCCGCGAACGTCGACCTCACGGTCCAGCGGATGGATTTCGGGACGCTCACCGAACGCGGACGCAACGGCGACCTCGAAGCGTACTCCCTGGGATGGGGAGGCAACTACCCAGGTGCACCCGATTTCCTCCAGCTGTTAGCCCCGGAGCGCGCCGACGCCCAGTCGGCACCCCTGTCGTACGTCGACTGGGCCGGAACCAACGCAGCCGAGGAGGCGGCCGCGGCGTGGGAGTACATCCAGCAGAGGCCCGATCCGGATCCCGGCGCGTACGTCGCGATGGAGCAAGCGAACTGGGAGGACATCGTTCTGCTCCCTGTGCTCCACCCGGTCATAGAAACGATGTGGTACGACACGCTCGACGTGCCGATGCACGGCTCGGTAGGTCGGCAGAAGTACAACACGGTGACCGACCCCGGCAATGGCGGGGGAGGCGGTGGCGGCGGTGGTGATGAAGATACCGGCGGAGGCGGCGGCGGAGGGGCCGGCGGCGGCAGCGGTCCGACCGTGCGCTTCACCGACGATTTCACGATCCCGGACCGGCTGTACGTCGAACCGGGGACGACCGTTACGTTCGAATGGGCCGAGGGCGGCGCGCACAACATCGTCGTCGACAGCCAGCCCGACGGGGCGAACTGGAGCGGCGTCGAGCCGATCGAGGACCCGGGGTTCGTCCACGAACACACGTTCGAGGTCCCCGGCGAGTACGAGTACCACTGCGCGCCCCACGAGGGTGTCGGCGAGGTAGGATCCATCGTCGTCGCGGAGAATCTGGGCGACGACCCCCGCGTGGTCGAGCACACTGGCGACAACACGTTCGACCCGGAGGAACTGACAGTCGAGGTCGGGACGACGGTCCGGTTCCGGTGGGCCGACGGCAGCCACAACCTCGCTGTGGAGAGCCAGCCCGAGGGAGCAACGTGGCAGGGACACGAATCAGTCGAGGACGAGGGCCACGTCCACGAGCACACGTTCCGGGTCGTCGGCGAGTACGAGTACCACTGCCAGCCCCACGAGTCGCTCGGGCAGGAGGGCGTCGTCACCGTCGTCGCCCCGGGGAACGCCGGTGGCGGCGGTGGAGGCAACGGCGGAAGCGGCGGCGGTGGCGGCAATGGTGGCGATGAGTCGGGCACCGACGACGTGACCGCCGATGCCGCCGGCAACGAGTCCGCCAACGGCTCGGCCGAGTTCGCAGGCGACTCCCAGGCGATGCCCGGCTTCGGCGTCGGGAGCGCGCTGACGGCGCTGGCAGCGGGCGGCGCGATCCGCTGGCTCACTGACGACGACGAAGCGGAGTAG
- a CDS encoding ribonuclease H-like domain-containing protein, translating to MRIENSFIPVDGVGEATERRLWRDGVTRWEAFDPDLLGPTTGERVEEFIATAWERLDDGDADFFAERFPQGSHWRLYENFRSDVCYFDIETTGLSPERDRVTTVSFHQDGETTTLVRGENLTADAVERQFADASLVATFNGKRFDVPFLETSFDVSVDTPHVDLMYPCRQVGLTGGLKAIEQAVGLERDRPDISGEDAVRLWREYEAGNDGALDTLVSYNREDAANLATLMETVTERLHADVFEAERGDDP from the coding sequence GTGCGCATCGAGAACAGCTTCATCCCGGTCGACGGCGTCGGCGAAGCGACCGAGCGCCGGCTCTGGCGGGACGGGGTCACGCGCTGGGAGGCGTTCGACCCCGACCTGCTCGGGCCGACGACCGGCGAGCGCGTCGAGGAGTTCATCGCGACGGCGTGGGAGCGCCTCGACGACGGCGACGCCGACTTCTTCGCCGAGCGGTTCCCGCAGGGGAGCCACTGGCGGCTGTACGAGAACTTCCGGTCTGATGTCTGTTACTTCGACATCGAGACGACCGGGCTCTCGCCCGAGCGCGACCGCGTGACGACGGTGAGTTTCCACCAGGACGGCGAGACGACGACGCTCGTCCGCGGCGAGAACCTCACCGCCGACGCCGTCGAACGGCAGTTCGCTGACGCCTCGCTCGTCGCGACGTTCAACGGCAAGCGCTTCGACGTGCCGTTCCTCGAAACGTCGTTCGACGTGTCGGTCGATACGCCCCACGTCGACCTCATGTACCCCTGCCGGCAGGTGGGTCTCACCGGCGGCCTGAAGGCGATAGAGCAGGCTGTCGGGCTCGAACGCGACCGGCCCGACATCTCCGGCGAGGACGCCGTTCGCCTCTGGCGCGAGTACGAGGCCGGGAACGACGGCGCGCTCGACACGCTCGTCTCGTACAACCGCGAGGACGCGGCGAACCTCGCGACGCTGATGGAGACGGTGACGGAGCGGCTCCACGCCGACGTGTTCGAGGCCGAGCGCGGCGACGACCCGTAA
- a CDS encoding DUF7522 family protein → MENDLLADEAADRVVSLCRTAIGDSLRSITYFTRDDFEQLYLRDDLEQDADLMGFIGNEWQDFKTTQSAYEGTELGDYEFTIRAFENGYLVRVTTDTEGVFATADSMTLQTYEDVAAALSEILEER, encoded by the coding sequence ATGGAAAACGATCTGCTGGCGGACGAAGCGGCCGACAGGGTCGTCTCGCTGTGTCGCACGGCTATCGGCGACAGCCTCCGGTCGATCACCTACTTCACGCGGGACGACTTCGAGCAGCTGTACCTGCGCGACGACCTGGAGCAGGACGCCGACCTGATGGGCTTCATCGGCAACGAGTGGCAGGACTTCAAGACCACGCAGTCGGCGTACGAGGGGACCGAACTGGGGGACTACGAGTTCACGATCCGCGCGTTCGAAAACGGCTACCTCGTCCGCGTGACGACCGACACCGAAGGCGTGTTCGCGACGGCGGACAGCATGACGCTGCAGACGTACGAGGACGTCGCGGCCGCGCTCTCGGAGATCCTGGAGGAGCGCTGA